The following is a genomic window from Aquificota bacterium.
CCTACAAACCTAAGAAGCTTTAATTCTCCTATGTTTGCCTCCGAGTAAGAAAAGACCTTTTTAAACTCCAACCCTTCCGTTCCAAAGCCTCCAGATATGTCTATCACATAAACCCTTTCTCCTACCACGCCGTAGGCAAGCAGATTTCCGCTTATATCCAGGCCAGCAGAGGCTCGCACGCCCTCCTGGGTAGTTCTAAAGCTTTTCCAGGTTTGGGGGTTTCTCTTGTCCTCAAGGAGATAGACAACCAGGTAGGGCGGTGTCAAAAGGGCTAAGTAGGAGCCTTTAAAAAGAGCTTCTGTAATAACTTGTGCGGGTGGTCTGGAGGGAAGTCTGTGTAGTTTTCCACTCCAATCATAGAGCTGAAATACTCCATGCCTTCTTCCTACAAGGATCCAATAACCGTCCTCTGAAACATCTATAGCATCCACCCAAAACTCTTCTATCCTTGCGTCTGGATCCTTTTCAAGGAAATCTTTGGGGTATAGCCTTAAGTCTCCCTTTGGGATTTTTATTTCTAAGACATCTATCTCTTCCTTTTCCTTTTTGCCAAAAATCTTATCCAAAATACCCATAACCATAAAATATTAATCTGTGGAAGGTAAAAAAGCTTATGATTTAGCTTACCTTGAGGTGCTTAATGGAAAGGAAAACATGGAAAGGGATTGGAATAACCTTCTTATAACAGAAGAAAGCCAAAGGCCCTGCTTTAGAATATACCAATGGAAGGGAAAAACCCTTAGCTTAGGCTATTCCCAAGAGCCTATAAATCTTTCCATTCCTGTGGTAAAAAGGCCTACTGGTGGCGGAGCCCTTCTTCATGGATGGGATCTGTCCTTTTCCTATACAGGCCTTAGGAAGGATTGGGGAGGTAGCTTTTCAAAGATATACATAAACTTTATGGGTTTGTTGCTTGAGCTTTTAAAAAAGGTGGACTCTGCCTTTGATATGAGTAGGTATAGGGGAGGTTATGAAGGCTATTTTTGTTATTTCTATCCAACCCTTGGTGAGATAAGCTTTAAGGGTAAAAAGGTGGTTGCCTGTGCTATGAGAATGGGTAAAGAGGCCTTTCTTTTGCATGGAAGCTTATTTTTGGATATGGATTACGCATATTTTGAAAGCCTTACTGGCATAGAAGAAGAAAAGTTAAAGGAAAGAATAATTACCTTTAAAGAATTGGGCCTTGGCTTTGA
Proteins encoded in this region:
- a CDS encoding lipoate--protein ligase translates to MEGKKAYDLAYLEVLNGKENMERDWNNLLITEESQRPCFRIYQWKGKTLSLGYSQEPINLSIPVVKRPTGGGALLHGWDLSFSYTGLRKDWGGSFSKIYINFMGLLLELLKKVDSAFDMSRYRGGYEGYFCYFYPTLGEISFKGKKVVACAMRMGKEAFLLHGSLFLDMDYAYFESLTGIEEEKLKERIITFKELGLGFEEVVRLMYGLKNVL